The region GCCGTCCTCCGGCCGCTCCCCCGCCAGTACGGCGTGCAGCGCCTTCGGGGTGGGCGCCTCCGCGAGGGCGGCCGCGGTGGCGGGGTCGCCCAGGAGCCGGGCCAGGCTCGCCATCGCGGAGGTGTGCGCGGCCGAATCCTGGGCGGCCAGGGCGACGACGAGGGTGACGGGGTCGTTGGACTCATGCCCGAATTCCACGGGCTCGGCGAGCCGGACCCAGGACATCCCGGTCCTGAGCACTGCCGGGGACGGCCGGGAGTGGGCGAACGCCACCCCCGGGGCGATGACGATGTACGGCCCGTTCTCCTCGACGTTGGCGACCATCTCGCCGGTGTACTCGTCGGTGGTGGCGCCCGTTTCCACCATGAGTCGGCCGGCCGCGCCTATCGCCTCACGCCAGTCGGCCGCCCGGACGTCGAGCCGGACGGCTTCGACGGGCAGCAGGTCTTTCAGGTCTTCCATGCAGGTCATCATGGCTGACGTGCCTCTGTCACACAGCCCCCGGGGACAGATCCGGAACGACATCCTCCGAATCGCCCGGCAAGCATACGAACACCAGGACCGCGAGCGCCTCGCACCCCCCTGCGGCCAACAGGGCGCCGGGCAGCGACCAGGTGGCGAGTGGACCGGCGAAGGCCGCGCCCACGGCGAAGCCGCTGATCTTCAGGCTGGCGCCGGTGGTGAACACCTGGCCGCGCAGCCGCTCGGGCGCCTCCCGGTGGCGCACCGCGAACAGGGCCGTGAGCTGGGGGCCCTCGGCGGCCCCGGCGAGCAGCACGGCGGCGATCAGCGCGACCGGGTGGCCGGTGGCCGCGAGCAGGGGCGCGAGGACGAGCAGCAGGACTCCGCCGAGGAGCACGGTGTCCGGACGCGGCGGGCGGGGGCGGCGGGCGAGCACCGCGTTGGCCACGAGGGCGGATGCGGCGGTGGCGGACAGCAGCAGGGCGCCGCGGTCGGCGCCGCCGAGCACGGCCGCGCCGAGGAGCGGGCAGCAGGTGAGCAGCGCGCCCTGGCCGACACAGGAGACGACGGAGGTGGCGGTGGCTCGGGCCAGTGGCCGGTTGCGGGCGATGGCGCGTAGT is a window of Streptomyces violaceusniger Tu 4113 DNA encoding:
- a CDS encoding PTS sugar transporter subunit IIA: MEDLKDLLPVEAVRLDVRAADWREAIGAAGRLMVETGATTDEYTGEMVANVEENGPYIVIAPGVAFAHSRPSPAVLRTGMSWVRLAEPVEFGHESNDPVTLVVALAAQDSAAHTSAMASLARLLGDPATAAALAEAPTPKALHAVLAGERPEDGSEESGPTDAPEASTTPKASATPEPPTASAPRAASLHTILTVCGNGVGTSLFLKNTLEQVLDRWGWSGFVTVEATDTISAKGKASEAVALLTSREIARTLGDVGRPVKVVQDFTSTAEVDAVLRDTYDV